Genomic DNA from bacterium:
AATCAAAGGCGCCGCTTGCGTCCAAAACGCCTCCGATAACACCCAACTCTTGCGGAACATCCAACCTCCTCAACCTTGATGCCCGCAAGATACTGAAATCGGCTCCTCCCCGTCAAGTGTTATTTTGATATAGGCTCAAAGTGGAGGGAAATGAAGTCCGGTCTTCATCCTTCCGCCTTCATCCTTCGCTACGAACTTCATCGTCAGCCCGGAATGGGTAACAAAGTACGTCGCCCTGCCCGCCTGACAACGAAACGCAAACTCCCCCTCCCACTGACCGAGGTTGGGAACGAAACACGCCGGCCCGAGGGCCAGAACCGAAAACGGAACGAGAAAAAGAAATATGCGCAACAGTTTCATCGCCGAACCTATGGAAGAATTATCCGAACATCACGAGGTACGCTCCCGCCACCGCGAAGACAATCGCCAGCACCCGCTGAAGATCAATCGGCTCGCGCAGCAGCAGGAACGCGAAAATGAACACGAACACGTTGCTGCTCTGATGCAACGCCGAAGCGGTGGAGACCTGCGCGAACTTGAGACTGCCCAGCCAGAGAATCATCGAAACGTACGCTCCGACAAACGATCCCGAGAACATGTACCCCCAATGCCGCACCGAGGTCGCCGTGAGAGCGATGCCTCGCCAGTCGCGATGCAGGAAAAGAATGGGAAGGAGAACCACGATGCCGCCCAAGAGCCGCCACTCGGTTACCCATAAAAGCGGCGAGCGCGACAGAATCGGCTTGATCAGAATCACGCTGGCCGCCATCAGAAACACTGCCAGAAACGCCCACAAAATCCCCGCCCAGAGCTGCGCCCGCGATAGATGTCCCGCCCGCTTGCCGAGCGTAATTCCCACCACCGCCAGGACAATCATGGCCGCGCCGATCACCTGCCAAAGCGTCAGCCGCTCGCCGAGGAAAATCAGCGACAGCGAAATCATCGAGGGACTGTAGAGGCAATCGGCGATGGCCGACAGTCCCGCTCCCAGCCGGTTGAGGCTCATGAAAAAGAGCGTGTCGGCGATCCCGATCCCGAGCGCGCCGCTGATCAGCAGCAACAGATACTCGCGTTTCGGCAGCGGCAGCCACAGCGAGTCGCCCACGATCCACATCGTGGGAATAATGAGCGCGGCGGCCAGAACGTTCTTGAAAAGATTGAGAGCGATCGGGTGAACGTGCTCGCCGCTCTTCTTGAAAAGAATCACCGCGAACGCCCACACCAGGGCGGTGCACAGAGCCAGAATCTCACCGAAATACGGAACAGGTGGAGTCATTTAAGATTTCCGATCGGGTCGGCGCGCCTATCCGCGGCGGCCTTCGAAGATGGCCAGCGCTTCGGGCAAATGGTTCTCGAGTTCGCGGATGCGGCGCGTGTCCATGGGATGCGTGGACAACCACTCGGGTGGCGTTCCGCCGCGCCGATCACTCCACGCCTTGAATCGCTGCCAGAAGGCAACCGCCTCGCGCGGATCGTAACCCGCCTTCGCCATGTAGATCAGTCCCATGTAGTCGGCTTCCAGCTCGTGCTTGCGGCTGTAGGGCAGCATGACGCCGATCGTCGCCCCTACGCCATAGGCGGTCATCGCAAGTTGACGGGTCTGTTCGGGCTTATCGCGTAGGGCAACCGACAGCGCCACCCCGCCCAGTTCCGCCACCAGCGACTGACTCATCCGTTCTCCGCCATGCCGGGCCACCGCATGGGCAACCTCATGACTGACGACCACCGCCAAACCGGCCTCGCTCTGCGTGAGTGGCAGAATTCCTGTATAAATTCCCACTTTTCCGCCCGGCAAACAGAAGGCATTGGGCGTGTCATCGGCCTTGAACGCGACGAACTCCCATTCTGCATTAGGTAAATGAACCTGCGAGGCGATTCGTTGTCCGACCCGCTGCACAAGCTCGATCTGCGCCGGATCGGTGGACTGTGCCGTCTCCGACTTGATCTGACGGAACGCGTCGAAACCGAGCTGCGCTTCCTCTTGCGGCGACAGCAGCATCAATCCCTTGCGTCCGGTCTGCGGATTCGTGTAGCAGGCAACAATGATAAGGCACAAGCCCGCCACCGCCAGGATAGTCATCAGGAAACGTCTTTTTCGCATGGCGATTCTCTCCCATATTGTATTATACATCCGAGACGAAAAACGTTTATTCCACCGGTCTGAGCGTCCAATACTTGCCATCCAAATACACAAGCTGTTCGGTCGGAAACATCTCCGGACGGCGCGATGGATCATTCGGCCGTTCCGTTCCATGCACGCCGACCACCTCGGCCAGAAACAC
This window encodes:
- a CDS encoding M48 family metallopeptidase encodes the protein MRKRRFLMTILAVAGLCLIIVACYTNPQTGRKGLMLLSPQEEAQLGFDAFRQIKSETAQSTDPAQIELVQRVGQRIASQVHLPNAEWEFVAFKADDTPNAFCLPGGKVGIYTGILPLTQSEAGLAVVVSHEVAHAVARHGGERMSQSLVAELGGVALSVALRDKPEQTRQLAMTAYGVGATIGVMLPYSRKHELEADYMGLIYMAKAGYDPREAVAFWQRFKAWSDRRGGTPPEWLSTHPMDTRRIRELENHLPEALAIFEGRRG
- a CDS encoding DMT family transporter, which codes for MTPPVPYFGEILALCTALVWAFAVILFKKSGEHVHPIALNLFKNVLAAALIIPTMWIVGDSLWLPLPKREYLLLLISGALGIGIADTLFFMSLNRLGAGLSAIADCLYSPSMISLSLIFLGERLTLWQVIGAAMIVLAVVGITLGKRAGHLSRAQLWAGILWAFLAVFLMAASVILIKPILSRSPLLWVTEWRLLGGIVVLLPILFLHRDWRGIALTATSVRHWGYMFSGSFVGAYVSMILWLGSLKFAQVSTASALHQSSNVFVFIFAFLLLREPIDLQRVLAIVFAVAGAYLVMFG